The proteins below are encoded in one region of Helianthus annuus cultivar XRQ/B chromosome 2, HanXRQr2.0-SUNRISE, whole genome shotgun sequence:
- the LOC118485705 gene encoding uncharacterized protein LOC118485705 — MDSNWDFNEVCVPEDRCNSVFDSNNASHFNNFIGAAGLLEYPMAGRRFTFLSGDGKKMSKINRALVNNEFISKWPNATFRALERTLSDHSPIILATETTDFGPISFRFFNSWLEIPGVEEVVKKGLTYHGNALFKDQLLGYKLKGIKEEIKIWRKALAEDRGLEENEVELWRTSKNKVREWFRRKAKDIQQKARSRWILDGDENSRYFHTIVNCNIARNKLNGLWIDGNWITCPLVIMKHIQENMKTKFLEPVESRARIPSDGFSKISETEAKQLIAKFSREEIKKAVWDCGSDKAPGPDGITFAVIKKF, encoded by the exons ATGGATTCTAATTGGGATTTTAATGAAGTCTGTGTACCCGAAGACAGGTGCAATTCAGTTTTTGATAGCAATAATGCATCCCATTTTAATAATTTCATTGGGGCAGCGGGTTTACTAGAGTATCCGATGGCGGGAAGAAGATTTACTTTCTTGTCTGGCGATGGTAAAAAGATGAGTAAGATAAATAGAGCTTTAGTAAACAACGAATTCATATCGAAGTGGCCAAATGCAACATTTAGAGCTTTGGAAAGAACATTATCAGATCATAGTCCGATCATATTAGCCACTGAGACCACAGACTTCGGGCCTATTTCATTCAGATTTTTTAACAGCTGGCTAGAGATACCGGGGGTGGAAGAGGTGGTTAAAAAGGGCCTGACATATCATGGGAATGCACTATTTAAAGATCAGTTGCTGGGTTATAAGCTAAAGGGGATCAAGGAGGAGATCAAAATATGGAGAAAAGCCT TGGCTGAAGATAGAGGATTGGAGGAAAATGAAGTTGAACTTTGGAGAACAAGCAAAAACAAGGTTAGAGAGTGGTTCAGGAGGAAAGCCAAGGATATCCAGCAGAAAGCAAGGAGCAGGTGGATATTAGATGGGGATGAAAATTCTAGATACTTCCACACAATTGTCAACTGCAACATAGCAAGGAATAAATTAAACGGGCTATGGATCGACGGAAATTGGATTACCTGTCCATTGGTTATTATGAAACACATCCAAGAAAATATGAAAACGAAATTTTTGGAACCTGTGGAATCAAGGGCGAGAATACCATCGGATGGTTTTTCGAAGATTTCGGAGACAGAGGCAAAACAGTTAATTGCTAAGTTCTCTAGAGAGGAAATAAAGAAGGCTGTATGGGATTGTGGATCGGATAAGGCTCCGGGGCCCGATGGTATTACTTTTGCGGTAATTAAAAAATTCTAG